Proteins encoded by one window of Candidatus Sumerlaea chitinivorans:
- a CDS encoding oxidoreductase, Gfo/Idh/MocA family codes for MSSNSLTVAVIGCGYWGPNLIRNFSSVPGCKVKYICDLDSQRLAKVHSQFPWTTPITDYRVALDDKEVQAVAIATPVSTHYPLTMAALNAGKHVLVEKPLAATVADAEEMVRTAKERGLVLLVDHTFIYTPAVQKIKQLVEQGELGDLLYFDSVRVNLGLFQHDINVIWDLAPHDFSIMDYIFPEKPVAAAAHGICHFGMTEEDIGYVTAFFEKNIIAHFHVNWLSPVKVRMILIGGSKKMLVYDDMQNSEKIKVYDKGVDIIDSRDGIYSVLVQYRMGDMYSPKLDTKEALRAEVEHFKHCIETGTTPLTDGQMGLRVVKLLDAAQQSLAQDGKKIKIR; via the coding sequence ATGTCCAGTAACTCACTAACCGTTGCAGTCATTGGCTGCGGCTACTGGGGGCCAAACCTTATTCGCAATTTTTCCTCGGTGCCTGGCTGCAAAGTGAAATACATTTGTGACCTTGATTCCCAACGCCTCGCGAAAGTTCACAGCCAATTTCCTTGGACGACGCCAATCACCGACTACCGCGTGGCCCTCGACGATAAGGAGGTGCAGGCCGTTGCGATTGCGACGCCGGTGTCAACTCACTATCCCCTGACCATGGCGGCCCTCAATGCGGGCAAACATGTGCTGGTGGAAAAGCCTCTCGCCGCCACAGTCGCAGATGCAGAAGAAATGGTGCGTACCGCCAAAGAGCGCGGGTTGGTTTTGCTGGTAGATCACACCTTCATTTACACTCCTGCGGTTCAGAAAATAAAACAACTCGTGGAGCAGGGAGAGCTTGGCGATCTACTTTATTTTGATTCCGTTCGTGTGAATCTTGGGTTGTTTCAGCATGACATCAACGTGATCTGGGATTTGGCCCCTCATGATTTCTCCATCATGGACTACATCTTCCCAGAAAAACCGGTGGCGGCAGCTGCACATGGCATTTGCCACTTCGGTATGACCGAGGAGGACATCGGCTACGTGACAGCCTTCTTCGAGAAGAACATCATCGCGCACTTTCACGTGAACTGGCTCTCGCCGGTCAAAGTACGCATGATTCTCATCGGCGGCTCAAAGAAAATGCTTGTTTACGATGATATGCAGAATTCCGAGAAAATCAAAGTCTACGACAAGGGCGTGGACATTATTGACTCGCGCGACGGTATCTATTCCGTCTTGGTTCAGTACCGGATGGGAGACATGTACTCACCCAAGCTTGACACCAAAGAGGCATTGCGGGCCGAAGTCGAGCATTTCAAGCATTGTATCGAAACTGGGACAACGCCGCTGACCGATGGTCAGATGGGATTGCGTGTGGTGAAGTTGCTTGATGCTGCGCAGCAGTCCTTGGCACAAGACGGAAAGAAGATCAAAATCCGCTGA
- a CDS encoding N-acetylglucosamine-1-phosphate uridyltransferase produces the protein MAPKFQNIAPDVKLGENVRIFDFVNLYGCTIGDNTKVGAFVEIQKNAIIGKNCKISSHTFICEGVTIEDEVFIGHNVTFINDKYPRATTESGELQTEADWKVVPTVVKRRASIGSSATILCGVTIGEGAIVGAGSVVTRDVPPYTIVAGVPARPKGKVQESK, from the coding sequence GTGGCACCAAAGTTCCAAAATATTGCACCCGATGTGAAGCTTGGTGAAAACGTCCGTATTTTCGACTTTGTGAACCTCTACGGATGCACGATCGGTGACAATACCAAGGTCGGAGCGTTCGTCGAAATTCAAAAGAATGCAATCATTGGCAAGAACTGCAAAATCTCAAGCCACACCTTCATCTGCGAAGGCGTCACCATCGAAGACGAGGTTTTCATTGGGCACAACGTGACTTTCATAAATGACAAGTACCCGCGTGCGACCACGGAGAGCGGTGAGCTTCAGACGGAGGCGGATTGGAAGGTTGTTCCCACAGTGGTAAAGCGGCGAGCCTCGATCGGTTCGAGTGCCACGATTCTTTGTGGCGTCACCATCGGAGAAGGTGCCATCGTTGGCGCCGGCAGCGTGGTAACCCGCGATGTTCCACCATACACGATCGTCGCAGGCGTTCCGGCCCGCCCGAAAGGAAAGGTTCAGGAGTCGAAATAA
- a CDS encoding DegT/DnrJ/EryC1/StrS aminotransferase has protein sequence MQVPFLDLQTPHRELWPEIRDEFEKAFHSAAFIGGPQVSAFEEEFAQFCQAAACASVNSGTDALRLALLALGIGSGDEVICPAHTFIATSEAISQTGAKPVFVDIDPHTYTITADHIREKLTSRTRAVIPVHLYGQCADMDPILELAGKHNLLVVEDACQAHGATYKGRPAGTMGHAGAFSFYPGKNLGACGEAGAVVSNDSGIIRKVKMLRDHGQSQKYYHDVEGYNARMDALQAIILRAKLKRLSQWNAARQKCAAYYHKRLSTNQAIQLPSVAPYNTHVFHLYVILVDSRDEVQRKLQERGVGTGLHYPLPLHLQKAYAHMGLSKGSLPVTERVAARLLSLPMFPNLTQEQQDYVCDQLLDIVGPSK, from the coding sequence ATGCAAGTACCATTTCTTGATCTACAGACCCCTCACCGCGAACTTTGGCCTGAAATTCGGGACGAGTTCGAGAAGGCGTTCCATAGCGCTGCATTTATTGGTGGGCCCCAAGTCAGCGCGTTTGAGGAAGAGTTTGCGCAGTTTTGTCAAGCAGCCGCATGTGCCAGCGTCAATTCTGGTACCGATGCTCTTCGTTTGGCATTGCTTGCCCTTGGGATAGGCTCGGGCGACGAAGTGATTTGCCCAGCGCACACCTTCATCGCCACGAGCGAAGCGATCAGCCAGACCGGCGCGAAACCCGTATTCGTAGACATTGATCCTCACACGTACACGATCACAGCTGACCATATCCGGGAAAAACTCACATCCCGCACGCGGGCGGTCATTCCCGTCCACTTATACGGTCAGTGCGCTGATATGGATCCGATTCTCGAGCTTGCGGGCAAACACAACTTGTTGGTGGTTGAGGATGCGTGCCAAGCGCACGGCGCGACCTATAAAGGGCGTCCGGCTGGAACGATGGGTCATGCAGGAGCTTTCAGCTTCTATCCCGGGAAAAACCTGGGTGCGTGCGGTGAAGCCGGTGCAGTGGTATCCAATGACTCAGGAATTATCCGTAAAGTCAAAATGCTCCGCGATCACGGGCAGAGCCAGAAGTATTACCACGACGTGGAGGGGTATAATGCCCGTATGGACGCGCTGCAGGCAATTATCCTTCGGGCAAAGCTAAAGAGACTCTCCCAGTGGAATGCCGCTCGTCAGAAATGTGCGGCCTACTATCATAAGCGTCTCAGCACAAATCAGGCGATCCAACTTCCCTCTGTGGCGCCCTATAACACCCATGTTTTCCATTTGTATGTGATTCTGGTCGACAGTCGTGACGAAGTACAACGAAAGCTGCAAGAGCGCGGGGTTGGCACAGGGTTACATTATCCTCTGCCGCTTCATCTCCAAAAGGCTTATGCTCACATGGGCTTGAGCAAAGGTTCGTTGCCCGTGACGGAACGCGTTGCCGCACGGTTGCTCTCTTTACCCATGTTTCCAAATCTCACACAGGAGCAGCAAGACTACGTCTGCGATCAGCTTCTCGACATTGTGGGGCCAAGCAAATGA
- a CDS encoding Glycosyltransferase — MKEGDQSLTPESSPTHHQATRILVSTFAYNEHIKIEKTIQRIFDANLEQAIPNSNIEVVLADDGSTDDFPERLQARYGFTLLRNDRNRGIGYSIRRVIKYGWEHNFDILVIMAGNNKDEPREIPRLVEPILNDRADFVQGARYLPGGNYAEMPLYRRIATQFIHPWYVWMLTGKRLHDTTNGFRAIRLSILKDPRFQLDQEWLDRYAMEYYILYHVLTGGFRFTEVPVTKIYPPKQLGYTKIQPLKGWWEILAPLLYLRLGLRK; from the coding sequence ATGAAGGAAGGGGATCAATCGCTGACGCCAGAGTCTTCGCCTACCCACCACCAGGCGACACGGATTCTCGTTTCGACCTTTGCGTACAACGAACACATCAAAATCGAAAAAACCATCCAACGCATTTTCGATGCCAACCTGGAGCAGGCGATACCAAATTCCAACATCGAAGTGGTCTTGGCTGATGATGGCTCCACAGATGATTTTCCGGAACGGCTCCAAGCCCGCTATGGTTTCACTCTGTTGCGTAACGATCGCAATCGGGGCATTGGTTATTCGATTCGACGCGTCATTAAGTACGGGTGGGAGCACAACTTTGACATCCTGGTGATCATGGCAGGGAACAACAAGGACGAGCCCCGCGAAATTCCGCGGCTTGTGGAGCCCATTCTCAACGATCGGGCGGATTTTGTCCAAGGGGCTCGATATCTTCCAGGGGGCAACTATGCGGAAATGCCTCTCTATCGTAGAATTGCCACCCAGTTCATTCATCCGTGGTATGTATGGATGCTCACCGGCAAACGACTCCATGACACTACGAATGGTTTTCGGGCCATCCGGCTTTCTATTCTCAAGGATCCGAGGTTTCAGCTCGACCAAGAATGGCTCGACCGCTACGCGATGGAGTATTACATCCTCTACCACGTGCTCACCGGCGGCTTTCGGTTTACGGAAGTCCCCGTGACAAAGATTTACCCACCCAAGCAACTCGGCTACACAAAGATCCAGCCGCTAAAGGGGTGGTGGGAGATTCTTGCTCCGTTGCTGTATCTGCGTCTGGGGTTGCGAAAATAG
- a CDS encoding integral membrane sensor signal transduction histidine kinase, translated as MQIIGPQRGNWLWGSVAEVIVPNIDELPGSNVKRKKVQAFAMEGKPTITAHRSSRDARYERLRILYQISNLINSTTNHRLLLRRILDCAVRYLQASSGSLSLIDAANPEFLHVKAACGASARNVRNRRIPIGKGIVGRVVALGKPVRVNNVLECEDYLPLRPEVRSEMAVPLRIEGRIAGVLNVDSDRLNAFTREDQQLLVAIANQAAKVIQTSQLYDALTTQAARLEALIAAGQALIAPDSLPSVLQRITETVQSMLDIRLCSVMLLNEKGELELSAVSGGGQHYTQRPTLHVTNTLVGEVVMGRAPLQVFDVRKAPRYRSRRMARKEKLASLLSVPIIYNDRPIGILNIYTAKPRTFSNEEIQLLNAFASLCAIAIVNARRYQEMVRAEEGLRKAERLSTLGILSAEIAHEIRNPVAIISMLVHSLMEDGAVAPDRQKDLQIIADKLERINRIVTQVLNLSRQQQPRLEEVNLNQVIEDLLFLLSHTLSARSILVKKRLARTLPMVRGERGHFDQVLLNLMLNAIDAMPRGGIIIVATRRATRAGRPHVVVSVRDTGRGIPEEIRDQIFEPFVTTRREGIGLGLFVSRKLLSQYDATLSIKETNEKGTCFEISIPIEVTPQ; from the coding sequence TTGCAGATAATTGGCCCACAACGTGGCAATTGGCTTTGGGGATCGGTTGCTGAAGTCATTGTCCCGAATATTGATGAACTCCCGGGCAGCAATGTAAAGCGCAAGAAAGTGCAGGCGTTCGCAATGGAAGGAAAACCAACAATCACTGCGCACCGTTCCTCCCGCGATGCTCGGTACGAGCGCCTGCGCATTCTTTATCAAATTTCTAACCTCATTAATTCCACGACGAATCATCGTTTACTTTTGCGGCGCATCCTCGACTGTGCTGTCCGCTACCTGCAAGCAAGCAGCGGAAGTCTCTCATTGATCGATGCTGCCAACCCCGAGTTCTTGCATGTCAAAGCCGCCTGTGGAGCGAGTGCCAGAAACGTTCGCAATCGTCGCATCCCGATCGGGAAAGGAATTGTTGGTCGGGTCGTAGCATTAGGCAAGCCAGTGCGAGTCAACAACGTGCTGGAATGCGAGGATTACCTGCCTCTGCGCCCCGAAGTACGCTCGGAAATGGCTGTGCCTCTCCGCATCGAAGGCCGGATTGCTGGGGTACTGAATGTGGATAGCGACCGCCTCAATGCGTTTACCCGGGAAGATCAGCAGTTGCTCGTCGCGATTGCCAATCAGGCCGCTAAAGTGATCCAGACCTCCCAACTTTACGATGCCCTGACCACTCAGGCGGCACGTCTTGAAGCGCTGATTGCCGCCGGACAGGCGCTGATTGCACCGGACTCTCTACCCAGTGTGCTTCAGCGCATCACTGAGACGGTGCAATCCATGTTAGATATTCGTCTCTGTTCCGTCATGTTGCTCAACGAAAAGGGTGAATTGGAACTCAGTGCGGTGTCGGGAGGAGGCCAGCATTATACCCAGCGCCCCACCCTCCACGTGACCAACACGTTAGTGGGGGAAGTGGTCATGGGTCGAGCTCCGTTGCAAGTTTTCGACGTTCGCAAGGCACCGCGCTATCGCTCCCGACGCATGGCGCGAAAAGAGAAACTCGCTTCCTTACTGTCCGTGCCCATTATCTACAATGACCGGCCGATTGGCATCCTGAATATCTACACTGCCAAGCCGCGGACGTTTTCCAATGAAGAGATCCAACTTCTGAATGCATTTGCTTCGCTTTGCGCCATTGCGATTGTGAACGCGCGCCGTTATCAGGAAATGGTACGAGCGGAAGAAGGGTTGCGAAAAGCGGAAAGACTATCCACTTTGGGGATTCTTAGTGCTGAAATCGCCCATGAGATTCGTAACCCCGTCGCAATTATTTCGATGCTTGTTCATTCCCTGATGGAGGATGGGGCGGTCGCTCCCGACCGACAAAAAGATCTTCAGATAATCGCAGACAAGCTGGAGCGGATCAATCGCATTGTGACGCAGGTGCTCAATCTTTCCCGGCAGCAGCAGCCTCGTTTGGAGGAGGTCAATCTCAACCAAGTCATCGAAGATTTGTTGTTTTTGCTCAGTCACACGCTCAGCGCCCGGTCAATTCTCGTAAAGAAGCGATTGGCGAGAACTTTGCCAATGGTTCGTGGAGAACGGGGTCATTTCGATCAGGTTTTACTCAACCTCATGTTGAACGCCATCGATGCGATGCCGAGGGGGGGGATCATCATTGTGGCAACTCGTCGGGCCACGCGTGCGGGGCGGCCCCATGTCGTGGTAAGCGTGCGTGATACGGGGCGTGGCATCCCAGAGGAGATCCGTGACCAAATCTTCGAACCGTTTGTAACCACCAGAAGGGAGGGTATTGGCTTAGGCCTTTTTGTGTCTCGGAAGCTTCTTAGTCAGTACGATGCGACACTGTCCATCAAGGAGACGAATGAAAAAGGAACATGCTTTGAGATCTCAATTCCGATTGAGGTAACCCCACAATGA
- a CDS encoding two component, sigma54 specific, transcriptional regulator, Fis family, translating to MTQGSPTLLLVDDEPDVLFSLRRLLDKHDYRILEATNGAQALALIRTHKPDVVLMDVRMPEMDGVTALREIKKIEPRLPVILMTAYATTQSTIEAMKLGAFDYVIKPFQVSEIRDAIAAAVKVSRDMRRQVAFQTSATSAQDEGADEIIGLSEPMREVYKLIGRLAASDLPVLITGESGTGKELVARAIYQHSRRREKPFLAINCAAIPETLLESELFGYQRGAFTGATAPKPGKFEVCDGGTIFLDEIGEMPLATQKKLLRVLETGEIEKIGGIRPAKVDVRILAATNRDLEERIQAGEFRADLYFRLRVVEVRMPPLRERVEDIPLLADYFLRRAAGELGIPKPVLTEEAIDALQNYNWPGNVRELENVIKNCLVRLQGNRIYASDLDLRHTPSVASGTLAQESRSRDIIDSTLLDELFERIVRAQPLPEGFDAFDVVERSLLERALRYCGGNKSKAAKLLGVTRNTVRKRVEKYGLSTTDEPSASLPEKEEKE from the coding sequence ATGACCCAAGGCAGTCCAACACTGCTTCTCGTGGACGATGAGCCGGATGTGCTGTTTTCATTACGGCGCCTTCTGGATAAGCATGACTATCGCATTTTAGAGGCGACGAACGGTGCCCAAGCACTGGCTTTGATCCGCACGCACAAACCAGACGTTGTGCTAATGGACGTGCGAATGCCGGAAATGGATGGCGTCACGGCCCTCCGAGAAATCAAAAAGATTGAACCCCGCCTGCCCGTCATTTTGATGACCGCCTACGCCACCACCCAAAGCACCATCGAGGCGATGAAGCTCGGGGCGTTCGACTACGTGATCAAGCCCTTTCAGGTTAGCGAAATCCGCGATGCCATCGCTGCTGCGGTAAAGGTAAGCCGCGACATGCGTCGTCAGGTAGCTTTTCAGACATCCGCTACTTCCGCACAAGACGAGGGCGCTGACGAAATCATCGGGTTAAGCGAACCCATGCGAGAGGTGTATAAGCTCATTGGAAGACTCGCTGCGAGCGATTTGCCTGTGCTAATCACAGGGGAGAGTGGAACAGGGAAGGAACTTGTCGCTCGTGCCATCTATCAGCATAGCCGGCGGCGAGAAAAACCGTTTTTAGCCATCAATTGTGCAGCCATTCCCGAGACGCTACTTGAGAGCGAGCTGTTTGGCTACCAACGCGGAGCTTTCACCGGAGCAACAGCGCCTAAACCCGGTAAGTTTGAAGTGTGCGACGGCGGGACCATTTTTTTGGACGAGATCGGGGAAATGCCTCTCGCCACTCAGAAGAAGCTCCTTCGGGTATTGGAAACAGGAGAAATTGAGAAGATTGGCGGTATCAGGCCGGCAAAAGTGGATGTTCGCATCCTTGCGGCCACAAATCGCGATCTGGAAGAGCGGATTCAGGCTGGTGAGTTTCGTGCGGACCTCTATTTCCGTCTCCGAGTGGTTGAGGTTCGGATGCCGCCGTTACGCGAGCGTGTGGAGGACATCCCCCTGCTGGCGGATTACTTCTTGCGTCGAGCTGCTGGCGAGCTCGGTATTCCGAAGCCAGTTTTGACCGAGGAGGCGATTGACGCGCTACAGAATTACAATTGGCCCGGAAATGTTCGAGAACTGGAAAACGTTATCAAGAATTGCCTTGTGCGGCTTCAAGGCAACCGGATCTATGCCAGCGATCTTGACCTTCGTCACACACCAAGTGTCGCATCCGGCACACTGGCGCAGGAAAGCCGGTCTCGTGATATCATAGACTCTACTCTCTTGGATGAACTCTTTGAAAGAATCGTCAGAGCTCAACCTTTACCGGAGGGTTTTGACGCCTTCGATGTCGTAGAGCGTTCACTTCTGGAACGGGCGCTTCGGTATTGCGGTGGGAACAAATCCAAAGCAGCCAAATTACTGGGTGTGACGCGAAATACGGTGAGAAAACGAGTCGAAAAATATGGCTTGTCCACCACAGACGAACCGAGCGCAAGCCTCCCCGAAAAGGAGGAAAAAGAATGA
- a CDS encoding glycosyltransferase, whose amino-acid sequence MTNPHPDNSESKAPFKVILVINAFEDDAPTRVMLNVGEALASSGLYECAVAAWSRRGPLRSWAEEKVGRTYVLSSSEEGLGTFAPPGLRFVRLLKQVRPTLVHFSLTRPTLLGVPIASALEVPRIVITQHGTHEWGESSVYPEPLVRGGFFWVARAAHRIVTVSNAVRQELLAAGVPPERLVVIPNGVDPHLFRPLGKDERQNLRKQLCAEGTHSDVYLVGAAGNFRFIKGYDVFLRAAAGLRLRCPNARFVLWGSGPEEPALRALAETLRLTPYLHWGGRVKSLSEWLPALDVFVQPSRQESFGLATAEAMSCGVPVVVSAVGGLRELVPDGVCGIQVPPDDPDSLARVLAMLHQAPSLREAMGQAARERIVREFSIQQMQKRYLNLYEELVQGLPRYGEVACSHC is encoded by the coding sequence ATGACGAATCCCCATCCTGATAACTCCGAAAGCAAAGCCCCTTTCAAGGTCATTCTGGTAATCAATGCCTTCGAGGACGATGCCCCGACGCGTGTCATGCTGAATGTAGGGGAAGCCTTGGCGAGCTCTGGCCTATACGAGTGCGCGGTTGCAGCATGGTCCCGCCGCGGTCCCCTTCGCTCCTGGGCCGAAGAAAAGGTTGGGAGGACCTACGTCCTCAGCTCTTCTGAAGAGGGATTAGGCACGTTTGCTCCTCCCGGGTTGCGATTTGTACGTTTACTTAAGCAGGTTCGTCCCACGCTTGTTCATTTTTCCCTTACGAGGCCGACCCTCTTAGGTGTCCCGATCGCCTCGGCACTTGAGGTTCCCCGGATTGTGATCACGCAGCATGGCACTCATGAGTGGGGCGAGAGCAGCGTGTACCCAGAGCCCCTTGTGCGCGGTGGATTTTTTTGGGTTGCACGAGCCGCGCATCGAATTGTGACCGTCTCCAACGCCGTGCGCCAAGAACTGCTCGCCGCGGGAGTGCCACCCGAGCGTTTGGTGGTTATCCCAAATGGCGTAGATCCCCACTTATTCCGTCCGTTAGGAAAGGATGAGCGGCAAAATCTTCGGAAACAACTCTGTGCGGAGGGGACGCACTCGGACGTCTATCTCGTTGGAGCGGCGGGAAACTTTCGATTCATTAAGGGCTACGATGTCTTTCTGCGTGCCGCCGCAGGGCTACGCCTGCGTTGCCCGAATGCTCGCTTTGTTTTGTGGGGTTCGGGCCCCGAGGAACCGGCGCTTCGCGCTCTCGCCGAAACGCTCCGCCTCACCCCCTATCTGCACTGGGGAGGGCGCGTAAAGTCACTTTCTGAGTGGCTTCCAGCACTGGACGTATTTGTCCAGCCTTCACGCCAGGAGTCCTTTGGCTTGGCCACCGCGGAGGCAATGAGCTGCGGGGTGCCAGTGGTCGTTTCAGCGGTCGGTGGCCTCCGGGAGTTGGTTCCAGATGGGGTCTGCGGTATTCAAGTCCCGCCTGACGATCCTGATTCGTTGGCCCGCGTTTTGGCGATGCTGCATCAAGCGCCGTCGTTGCGCGAAGCCATGGGGCAGGCCGCTCGCGAGCGCATTGTGCGGGAGTTTTCTATCCAGCAAATGCAAAAGCGTTACTTGAATCTTTACGAAGAGTTGGTGCAAGGTCTTCCCAGATATGGGGAAGTTGCTTGTTCGCATTGTTGA
- a CDS encoding Maltose O-acetyltransferase, which translates to MRDKLRKVVRTLLRVPEKVDIAFYVQNLFWKYVLGVNRRVPWPVHFTSRVAAPEKVRLGRCSYPGDMPGCYIQAINGIIIGDECIFGPGVGLISANHDPENYDRHLPAPPIRIGNYCWVGMHAVILPGVELGDHTIVGAGSVVTQSFPEGYCVLAGNPARIIKRLSATPPRLSSDNTA; encoded by the coding sequence ATGCGAGACAAATTGAGAAAAGTTGTTCGGACACTTCTCCGTGTCCCCGAGAAAGTCGACATCGCTTTTTATGTTCAAAATCTCTTTTGGAAGTATGTCCTCGGGGTGAACCGAAGAGTGCCGTGGCCGGTCCATTTCACCTCGCGTGTTGCGGCGCCCGAGAAAGTGCGACTTGGTCGGTGTTCGTATCCGGGCGATATGCCCGGGTGTTACATTCAGGCAATCAATGGTATCATCATTGGGGATGAGTGTATCTTTGGTCCGGGCGTCGGGCTGATTAGCGCAAATCATGATCCAGAGAACTACGATCGCCACCTCCCCGCACCTCCCATCCGAATTGGCAACTATTGCTGGGTTGGCATGCATGCGGTGATTCTGCCGGGGGTCGAGCTCGGCGATCACACCATCGTGGGTGCTGGTAGCGTGGTCACCCAGAGTTTTCCTGAGGGCTACTGTGTGTTGGCGGGCAATCCTGCGCGTATCATCAAGCGCCTCTCCGCGACTCCCCCACGACTGTCGTCTGATAATACCGCATAA
- a CDS encoding 2-oxoglutarate oxidoreductase, beta subunit, translated as MSDEIMMKSQDLGQPGPAKRKTYKGGTRATWCPGCGDYGVLAALDKALLAYGRPEWEIVIVSGIGCSSRFPFFMDTYGFHSVHGRALAVATGLKLARPELTVIATGGDGDALAIGGNHFFHTMRRNVDITYILMDNQIYGMTKGQAAPTSALGMKTKSTPYGTFEPPVEPVWAALTMGATFVAQTAIHEPAQMTEIILEGLKHRGMSFINCLSPCLTYNAKMDKEYFKAYSRPLPEGYDPSDYVAALKLAHEARTEGYFPLGIIHRREEPTLNDRVGEIQKRALSAAEHRMTIEAILEEFL; from the coding sequence ATGAGTGATGAGATCATGATGAAATCTCAGGATTTAGGGCAACCCGGCCCCGCAAAACGCAAAACGTATAAAGGCGGTACGCGCGCAACATGGTGTCCCGGCTGCGGAGATTATGGGGTCTTAGCTGCGCTGGATAAGGCTCTCTTGGCCTACGGGCGCCCAGAATGGGAGATCGTCATCGTTTCTGGGATTGGGTGTTCAAGCCGTTTTCCATTCTTTATGGATACCTACGGATTCCACTCGGTCCATGGCCGGGCTCTTGCAGTTGCGACAGGTCTGAAACTCGCTCGTCCGGAACTCACAGTGATTGCCACAGGTGGCGATGGTGATGCGCTCGCAATCGGTGGGAACCATTTCTTCCACACCATGCGGCGGAATGTAGACATCACTTACATCCTCATGGACAACCAGATCTACGGCATGACCAAAGGTCAGGCAGCCCCAACAAGCGCCTTGGGGATGAAAACCAAGTCTACTCCATATGGCACGTTCGAGCCACCCGTTGAGCCAGTGTGGGCCGCCCTGACGATGGGGGCAACCTTTGTCGCTCAGACAGCCATTCACGAGCCAGCACAAATGACCGAAATCATTCTTGAGGGCCTCAAGCACCGCGGAATGAGTTTCATCAATTGCCTGTCGCCTTGTCTGACGTACAACGCGAAAATGGATAAAGAGTATTTCAAGGCATACTCCCGACCCTTGCCAGAAGGATATGATCCAAGCGATTACGTCGCAGCGCTCAAATTGGCGCATGAAGCACGGACGGAGGGTTATTTCCCACTCGGAATCATCCATCGTCGCGAAGAGCCAACATTGAACGATCGGGTTGGTGAGATTCAAAAGCGTGCGCTTAGCGCAGCTGAACATCGGATGACGATCGAAGCAATTCTCGAAGAGTTTCTATGA